A stretch of Chitinophaga caeni DNA encodes these proteins:
- the trpC gene encoding indole-3-glycerol phosphate synthase TrpC produces MSNILAEIVAQKHKEVAERQTNRLVQDLERATLFNRKTLSLKSFLVAPTRTGIIAEFKRKSPSKGIINDMVKVQTVTGAYNRFGASGLSVLTDGPYFGGSIDDLIQAREINNIPILRKDFIVDEYQIIEAKAIGADVILLIAECLTKEQVAQFAKTAHDLDLEVLLEIHSAEQLDKVAKDVDLVGVNNRDLTTFTVDVNRSFELAPLIPADKVKVAESGITDVNVIISLKKAGFDGFLIGEHFMKQSSPDKAFERFAGDLQHQLASL; encoded by the coding sequence ATGAGTAATATTCTCGCCGAGATCGTGGCGCAAAAACACAAAGAAGTTGCAGAACGCCAAACAAATAGGTTGGTACAAGACCTGGAACGAGCCACCTTGTTTAACAGGAAAACGCTTTCGCTGAAAAGCTTCCTGGTAGCGCCTACACGCACGGGTATCATTGCCGAGTTTAAACGCAAATCCCCGTCGAAAGGTATTATCAATGATATGGTGAAAGTGCAAACCGTAACCGGGGCTTACAATAGATTCGGTGCATCGGGACTATCGGTTTTAACGGACGGCCCATATTTTGGCGGCTCCATTGATGATTTGATACAAGCGCGTGAAATCAATAATATCCCCATCCTGCGGAAAGATTTTATCGTCGATGAATATCAAATTATAGAAGCGAAAGCCATCGGCGCTGACGTGATATTATTGATAGCCGAATGCTTGACGAAAGAACAAGTAGCGCAATTTGCCAAAACTGCCCATGATCTTGATTTAGAAGTATTATTAGAAATACACAGCGCAGAACAACTGGATAAAGTTGCTAAAGATGTAGACTTGGTGGGTGTAAATAACCGCGACCTTACTACCTTTACAGTAGACGTTAACCGTTCGTTCGAATTAGCCCCGCTGATCCCGGCAGATAAAGTGAAAGTGGCTGAAAGTGGCATCACGGATGTAAACGTGATCATCTCCCTGAAAAAAGCCGGGTTCGATGGCTTCCTCATCGGCGAACATTTTATGAAACAAAGCAGTCCCGACAAAGCTTTTGAACGTTTCGCCGGGGATCTGCAACATCAACTGGCTAGCTTATGA
- the trpD gene encoding anthranilate phosphoribosyltransferase → MKKILNYLFEHKSFSRQDAKQILIDISHGTYNDSELAAFMTVFLMRSITIEELMGFRDALLELCVPVNLNGHEVLDIVGTGGDGKNTFNISTLACFIVAGAGAKVSKHGNYGVSSISGASNVMETLGYKFKNDSAALNHELEKAGICFLHAPLFHPALKKVAPIRKQLGVRTFFNMLGPLVNPAFAQHQLIGVYSLEMARIYNYLFQQTDKQFAIVHSLDGYDEISLTADTKIITNKGEQNMTPEQLGKRQVHAQDIYGGNSIEDAAKLFMKILKAEGTWAQHSVVVANAAMGLYCLGQYDTYENCYQSALESLESGKALQAFNTLISLQ, encoded by the coding sequence ATGAAAAAAATATTAAACTACTTATTCGAACATAAATCATTCTCCCGTCAAGATGCCAAGCAAATCTTGATCGATATCTCGCATGGCACTTATAACGATAGCGAGCTGGCTGCATTCATGACCGTTTTCCTGATGCGCAGCATCACGATCGAAGAGTTGATGGGCTTCCGCGATGCCTTATTGGAATTGTGCGTTCCCGTTAACTTGAACGGGCATGAAGTACTGGATATCGTTGGCACCGGCGGCGATGGCAAAAATACTTTTAACATTTCAACGCTGGCATGTTTTATCGTGGCCGGCGCCGGTGCGAAGGTTTCCAAGCATGGCAATTACGGCGTATCGTCTATCAGCGGTGCATCCAATGTAATGGAGACATTAGGCTATAAGTTTAAAAACGATTCCGCAGCCTTAAACCATGAATTGGAAAAGGCCGGCATCTGTTTCTTACATGCCCCACTATTTCACCCGGCATTAAAGAAAGTAGCGCCCATCCGTAAGCAATTAGGGGTGCGAACTTTCTTCAACATGCTAGGCCCCTTGGTGAACCCGGCATTTGCACAACACCAATTGATCGGCGTTTACAGCCTGGAGATGGCACGCATTTACAATTATTTATTTCAACAAACGGATAAGCAATTTGCTATCGTGCATAGTTTAGATGGTTACGATGAAATATCTTTAACGGCCGATACCAAAATTATCACGAACAAGGGTGAACAAAACATGACACCCGAACAACTGGGGAAACGCCAGGTTCATGCACAGGATATTTACGGTGGTAACTCGATTGAAGATGCCGCCAAGCTATTCATGAAAATCTTGAAAGCGGAAGGCACCTGGGCGCAACATTCAGTTGTAGTGGCGAATGCCGCAATGGGTTTGTATTGCTTGGGGCAATATGACACTTATGAAAATTGCTACCAATCAGCCTTGGAATCCCTGGAGTCCGGCAAAGCATTACAAGCATTTAACACCTTGATCAGTTTGCAATAA
- a CDS encoding anthranilate synthase component II gives MKILVFDNYDSFTYNLVHLVEKIIHAKVDVYRNDQIALEKVKDYDKIILSPGPGIPNEAGLLLPLIQEYAPSKSIFGVCLGQQAIGEAFGASLSNLTTVYHGVSTPVQITSRAGRLFKDLPGEIEVGRYHSWVVDEATLPASLEITAKDAEGYIMALQHKNYDVSGVQFHPESVLTPQGEQILRNWLAL, from the coding sequence ATGAAGATCTTAGTATTCGATAATTACGATTCATTTACATATAACCTCGTTCACCTGGTAGAGAAAATTATCCATGCCAAGGTGGATGTGTACCGCAACGATCAAATTGCCTTGGAAAAAGTGAAAGATTATGATAAGATCATCTTATCGCCAGGGCCGGGTATACCTAATGAAGCCGGTTTATTATTACCGTTAATCCAAGAATATGCACCCAGCAAATCTATCTTCGGTGTATGCTTAGGTCAACAAGCCATCGGGGAAGCTTTCGGAGCATCGCTAAGCAACCTAACCACGGTTTACCACGGTGTGAGCACACCCGTGCAAATTACCAGCCGCGCGGGAAGATTGTTCAAGGACTTACCCGGTGAAATCGAAGTAGGGCGTTACCATTCTTGGGTAGTTGACGAAGCAACGCTTCCTGCCTCGTTGGAAATTACCGCGAAAGATGCAGAGGGATATATTATGGCCTTACAACACAAAAATTATGATGTAAGCGGGGTTCAATTTCACCCGGAAAGTGTATTAACACCGCAAGGTGAGCAAATTTTACGTAATTGGCTGGCTTTGTAA
- a CDS encoding anthranilate synthase component I family protein, protein MRTISVKSTCKKMLSDVFTPVSIYLRTRDKFPGSILLESTDSHAGENSYSIIGIKPIGGIEVTSTNTFEFKYPGTEPERKELGSTQEVLKELDQFLGSFQFEGKPAVPFAAGLFGYSTFDSVQFFENIKFRERAPQGNTIPLMRYRFYQYIIAINHFKDEMFICENLVDGEESELDLLESLIRNKDFPTYPFSVQGDEESNMTDEGYRELVEKGKQHCFRGDVFQIVLSRAFQQSFNGDEFNVYRSLRSINPSPYLFYFDYGDYKLMGSSPESQILIQNNLATIHPIAGTFKRTGNDEMDKKLADQLLEDPKENAEHVMLVDLARNDLSRHATDVTVTHYRDVKFYSHVIHMVSEVTGKLPDNTPPFSILADTFPAGTLSGAPKFKAMELIDSYEPTARSFYGGCIGFVGFNGDFIHAIIIRSMLSKMNTLYYQAGAGIVAKSNPEMELQEVNNKLNALKQAIQMAQTVTA, encoded by the coding sequence ATGCGCACCATTTCTGTTAAATCAACTTGTAAGAAAATGCTGTCGGATGTATTCACACCGGTAAGCATTTACTTGCGAACCAGGGATAAATTCCCCGGCTCTATCTTGCTGGAAAGCACCGACTCGCACGCTGGAGAAAATAGCTATTCCATCATCGGTATTAAGCCCATCGGTGGTATAGAAGTTACTTCTACCAATACTTTCGAATTTAAATATCCCGGTACAGAGCCGGAAAGAAAAGAACTGGGGAGCACCCAGGAAGTATTGAAAGAACTCGATCAATTCCTCGGATCATTCCAATTTGAAGGGAAACCGGCCGTACCTTTCGCAGCAGGACTTTTTGGCTACAGCACTTTTGACTCCGTACAATTTTTTGAAAATATAAAATTCCGGGAACGCGCACCGCAAGGCAATACCATTCCCTTGATGCGTTACCGTTTCTATCAATACATTATTGCCATTAACCACTTCAAAGACGAGATGTTTATCTGCGAAAACCTGGTAGATGGTGAAGAAAGCGAGCTCGACCTGCTGGAATCATTGATACGCAATAAAGATTTCCCCACCTATCCTTTCAGCGTCCAAGGAGATGAAGAAAGTAATATGACCGACGAAGGATACCGGGAACTGGTGGAAAAGGGTAAGCAACATTGCTTCCGCGGAGATGTTTTCCAAATCGTGCTTTCCCGCGCCTTTCAACAATCATTCAACGGTGATGAATTCAATGTTTACCGCAGCCTTCGCTCCATCAACCCCTCCCCTTACCTCTTTTACTTCGATTACGGTGATTATAAATTGATGGGATCTTCCCCGGAATCACAAATACTGATTCAAAACAATCTCGCCACGATACACCCGATTGCCGGAACTTTCAAACGTACCGGGAACGATGAGATGGATAAAAAACTGGCCGATCAATTATTAGAAGACCCCAAGGAAAATGCGGAACACGTAATGCTGGTTGACCTGGCCAGGAATGATCTGAGCAGGCATGCTACCGATGTTACCGTGACCCATTACCGCGATGTAAAATTTTATTCACATGTCATACACATGGTAAGTGAAGTAACGGGTAAATTACCGGACAATACGCCGCCATTCAGTATCTTGGCCGATACTTTCCCGGCAGGCACGCTTTCCGGTGCGCCGAAGTTTAAAGCCATGGAATTGATCGATTCTTACGAGCCTACCGCCCGTAGCTTTTACGGTGGATGTATCGGTTTCGTTGGGTTCAACGGCGATTTTATCCATGCTATAATCATCCGCTCCATGCTTAGTAAGATGAATACCTTGTACTACCAAGCGGGCGCAGGCATCGTGGCCAAATCCAATCCAGAGATGGAATTACAGGAAGTGAACAACAAATTAAACGCGCTCAAACAAGCTATTCAAATGGCACAAACCGTAACAGCATGA